CTAACTCAAGCTTCAAGGTCAACTCTTCTAGCGCTAACACACTAGTTCAGTTCATGCTATGTTACGAAACTAGGATAGACAATCAGCGTTACAGGCAACGTGTTGCAGAGTTTAAAACTTCATCTAGTGTATTCATGGACAGTACTGACTTAGCTATTGAGAAGCATGCTTTTGAGTTGTATACACATGCAATTTCCACAGAAGTAAGAAAAGAGATATACAAGGGGAAGCTGTTTTGTTACATTGTAAACACGGAGGATTGTGATGATGTTTGTGTTTACTATGTGAATCAGTTGGACAAACGTAACAATGCAACCAACACATTCACGGTAACTTGCTGTATCCTTATAGTGGCATTTTTTGTTTAAGCTTTTCATTATGCTTTTTTTCACAGAAGCTTAattatgtgttttggtgtttttgtaGGTTAAACCTGAATTGAGAAATCAATCGGTCTCCTGTTTATGCAACAACTTCATCCGTATTAGATATCTGTGTAGGCACATTTTTTGTGTTTACCGGGTAAACAATATTGAAAAAATCCCGGCCCAGTTTGTTGTTAAGCGTTGGTCTAGGGACGTGCTTCCTAAAAGTTTATTTTCTATTGAGAGTCGATATGGCGTTGACACTCGTCCACAAGCTGCTGCGAGAAGTCAGATTCTTGAGATCGTAACTGAATGTGTAGACGCATTAAGAAGTGACGTTGGAGGACTTTCTTCTTTCGCTGAGCAGATAAAGGAACTGAAATGCAAGTTACTAAATGGAGGACCAGTTGATGACGAAGCCAACAATGATAACTATGCTGCTGTTGAAGAATTGCTTGGTGTTTCTTTAGATGGGGACGTAACTCTCAACAATCCAGACGGGATCAGTAACAAAGGACGCGGCAAACGCCGACGATTGTCTAGAGCATCTCAGGATGGAACGAGCAACTCTGCTGTCAAACCTCCCAAAACACCCAGGCTTTACCGAACCTGTATGAAGTACGTGACTGGGCATGATTCAAGAAATTGCAAGAAAAAGAAGAACAGGAATAAATCGGGTAATGAGGATGAGGACGAGGACTCAAGCTCTGTGAGTCAGGAGTCCACTTGATTTGGTATTTATGTTGATGTGTGTGTTGTGCGTGTTTTGAAAACTTTTATGACGCCAGCTTTTTGGTCTCCATTTTAGTGGAGCGCAACTAAACTTTGATCATCCCTTTTGTATTTTTTGGGCTGCCTTTTGTACATGCACATGTTTGCATATGTAGATTATCTGAAAATCGATGCACATGCATATGTTTTGCATGTTAGGATGTATGTGGGTTTGGTATGTAGTATGGTTTTCAGTTTAATGACTATGGTTTAATTGATCAGTTGCATTATGAAAGGATATCCCCAATGTTTGTGTGAGAAGTAAACGTTGCATTGTTTGTTGAGATTAAGAAATAGGTGGTACTTAGTTGGATTATCCTTGTTAGTATGCTAATGACATTTTCGTTAGTATGCACTTGTTGATGTTTGGTTGAAGCTGAGATTTTTTTATGCTATggattttttggttttgtttttaccatgttacatttttttcccTGAGTTTTTTGTAGATTTTTGCTGTGTTTGATTCTGAGATTTTTCTATCTTATggattttttggttttgtttatACCATGTTACATATTTTGGACGTTACATCCATCCTACGTATATAATTAGTTAGAAAATGACCCATTTCGTTACAAAAGCcagtaacaaaaaaaaatctaagcACATATAGtagtttgtatttttttttgtttttgtatgttttttttacaaaacacaAGCCGTTTTTTTCTTAAAGAGATAACATATCTGGATGAAGTACCAAGTTTTTACATGGTCAAGTTGTAGATACATTTTTACAGAATACATACAACAAGATGTATCTTTTTGTTACTTTTTCCTTTTTATCTGGTGATGCATTTAATTTGTCATTTACTTTCATATCTAATCACCACCATCCACCCCCAAAGTTTATTTTTTTCGTTATAAATAGTTTCAGCATACCCCAATGTGTATATCCCCAAAGCAGTGTTAACTACTCATCACACACAAAACATAACAATGCACAAGAGGCCATGCTTGGTTTCCAAAGTTCCGGATGTTGAGGCGATCGATCTCATGCCTGGAAAAAATGAGTTCATTAATGTCGGGAAGAGACTTCGAAAGTATGCATCGACTCCAGTCAGCGTTGGCGATATTCCTGAAACAAGCCCTCTACCCGCTATGCCCATACATACGCTTAGGAAGATTTTTACTAGTGAGGGGCACCCCCGCGGGAAGAGAAGTAGTTGTTGTTCGATCCCAAAGGTGGAACCCGATGTGAAGCCTACGGCGTGAGCAATACCAAAAAACGAGCCTACTGTTAACCCTACAGTCAAGATGGAGCCAAAAGTAGTGCCCAAGGGTGAGCCTACAATATACCCAACAAAGAGACATGTTGATGATCCCACAACCAGTGATTGGGTTGATGATGTCGTGGATGAGTGAAATTGAGTGGGATTCATATTTCCCAATAAACATATCAGTTTCCCCCGTGCCAGCAAACCCATGCAAGTGCAAAAAGTGGTTCACATGAAGAAGCTCAAGTAGAAATCAGGTGTTGTTGTTGTGTTTTACTAATTATGTTGTTTtttaagatgtatgtatgttttTAGGTTAATTAGAAATTAGGTATAGTATCAGGTTATCAACATTATCTAAGGAGTAATTTATGTGtctaatgatttttgtaatttttggtGGTGTAATATCTAATGGAAAAAAATAACTATCTAGTTTGTGTGTTGTTACTTCTTTGTtggaatgtatttttttttctatttttggtTATACAAGTAGATATGTGGTATTAAAACTTTTCCCAGGGGTAGGCCccatgttaaaaaaaagtaatgaaagtaaaaaaagtaaGAAGTGCATGGACGTGGGTAATGACAAAAGGATATATTTATACTGGGACCCACAAATGGTTAGTTCATATCTTTATTTTAGATCCATCATTCCAACTACAGGCTTCCAACTATCTCCATCTCCAACTACCCAAACTATATTCAAATATATGATTTTCTTATCTCTCTTTTTTCTATACAATTCATCTACCTCTCAAAAAAGATGAAAAGGTGTTCATGGGGGAGGATTGCTACCATCCGGACATCCTGGACAGATGATAACCCAGGAAGAAGGTTCTATTCATGTCCATTTAAGGTAAAAAATTCGAACCCTGATTTTAATAAGTAAATGTATGTTCTAATCGTGTTTTATGCCCATTATTTTAATGTAGCCTAGCAACCGCCCTTTCATTGGTTGGGTCGACCCACCGATGTGCTTACGGTCAACTAGGATCATACTAGGTCTTTTGAGGAACATCAACAACCTGCAAGCTGAACTGTTTACCCGTGAGCAAGAAATTCGGAAGAAGAAGAGGGTTATATGGTTACTGATATTAGCGTTAGTGATTGGCAGCTTACTTGTTAGCATTGTTTGTTGTTATTAAGAAATAGGTGGTACTTAGTTGGATTATCCTTCTTAGTATGCTAATGACATTTCTAGTATGTACTTGTTGATGTTTGGTTGAATCTGAGAATTTTCTATGTTATGggttttttggttttgtttttaccatgttacattttttccCCTCTGATTTATGTAGACTTTTGCTGTGTTGAATCTGAGAATTTTATATGTTAttgtttttttggttttgtttttaccatgttacatttttttgcctctgatttttgtacatttttggtGTATCCgagttacattttttttttcactgagatttttgtacatttttgttaTATGTGTCTTTGATCATGTGCTTTTGTTTGAAGGTTGCTTGAATATCTTTTTTTCCCCAACAacgttgtatgttttttttttatatttgatcACGTGactcttttttatttattattttttcctAATGTGTGTAAACTATGTAAGCTTTTTTTTAatatatcatttttttttaaatcatataatAACGACACGACTTTTTGAATAACATAGATTGGAGAAACATAGATTTAACTCAATCGTTGAGTACATAATAACTTTAACACTAGATATGGTAAACAACACAGTATAAGGAAAGTAGCCCCTATATTGCATGAGAGAGGGAAAATTGGGGCACATTTTTTTTCACACCCATACTAGCAACTTGATGTAAACACCACTTTTTAGTCAAGAAACGATCTTGGAGTGCCATATTCAATTTCAGTGCTGAATGGTTCTGGGCTAAGCTCACTCTCCCACGGGTTGTGGTTGGCCCACGAGACAAGAGTGTTTGGAGAGTAACAAAAGTAATCATCATCTATAGGATCATCTTCGGGATCATTGGTAGTCTTTGGATCAACTGCCGAGGGGTTCTCTTGTGTGGCATTGACTGGTTTAGCTTGGTCTGCGAGCACCACAGATGAAGAGTTTTTGACAGGGGTAACTTGTGTAGTGAAGTAAAATGATCCCCAGTCAACATCAAAAAGTGCCTCATCTAAGCACATCTCATCATGTGTTGTTTTTTCAGGTTTAGTGTTAGTAAGGAGGTCACTTATAAGCTTAGCATCCATAGCAAGATTTTCTTCAACAGTTTGCGGCGTTGTCGGAAGAGAAGGGGTGTTTGTGATTTGAGAACACTCTGGGTTGCCATCTGATTTTGGAGCTTGGAGTTCAAATGAAAGAGTTCTGCGCAATCGTTTGGTAACCCGTTTTGAGTCAGATGGTGATGCTGGACTAGACATAATAAGGTTGTTTTTTTTTCACTTCTTTATGGGGAACAAGTGATGAAACAAATGTTTACATTTCACCTTAATTTATAGAGAAACAAATGATGTTAggtggataaattaattagattgtTTACATCAGTTTACATCAACATTAAATGTAATACACTAACCAACATAGAAGTTAAGTATTTTTTtgctgtttgtttttgttttaaagCAATTAACTGGGAAATGTAACATATGGGCCTGTAACATAATTATATTATAGATATAAGGGTTATGGCCTTAGGCTGAAACATATAAGGCTACCCATACATATAATTATTTCAGCCTTTCAACCAGTAGCTTTTACATTTGATGTAACAACTTTCTTTAAAGTTTTGTACTTTTGATTCTTCCCTCCTTTTGTTCACCCAACGTGAtaggtgtatatatattttattttattgttattataCCACAAAGAGACAATTGGGATTCATTAAATGCTTGTACTATAGATATCAAATCATAAGAGAGCTAATGATGCATGTGCATAAGATAGAGATAGGAGttgacattttttttatttttcattattTTATGATTTTTGCTTGGTTCGTGTAAACATCATTGACATTGTACTTTATGCTTGTTTTTTGTCCAATTTAGATTCCCTATACTGGGTGATTTATATCACATTGTACTTCTTTTTGTTTATATATACTATTATAATTTTAATCGGTACtataatatattttcttggatATGGTGTGGGTATGTGTGTATTTTTGGTCCAGAatagattagacacttccaagtTGGCAGCATTAATTTGTAAGACTCtacttttttttctttataaaaatgcCCAAAAAATATTTTAACTAGGAGTAATATATGTTGTGTCTGTCCTATATGCTGTTACTTTTTTTTGTACTGGTTTTTGTAACGAAACAGATATTTTTTCTAttgcttttttttttgtaacaaattGGCTTGTAATGATAATTACGACTGTTTAACTAACGCTAATTATTACAACAAATAACAGACATATTAGACATAATATTCTATTAGATTTTATTCATTGTCAAAGTGATTAAAAAAGTTATCAAACGAAAATATTGCATTTTTACACCTTTTTTACTACATCTTATTTGTATGTTATTCAAATGAAATTATCTTAGTCAAACTTTCCATTAGTGTGCTTATGGTTCGCCAAAAGTTAACATTAAACATACATATAAAGACATTTGTTCCAAATCAACGACATAGATTAATAGTGAAATACATACATAGGCAACTGGCAAAGTACGAGTTATATTGTTTAAGGTGTCCACAAAAAACATAATACTAGCAGAAGCTTACACTGATAATGCAGCCTCGCGAACCTTTGCGTTCATTAAATTCACATCAGAGAGTAGCATGTGTGTAGCGAATTTTTTTCGGAGGGCAAGAATCTGTTTTTGCTTTTTCTTCCAGTGGCAGCTAAAACCACATTCAAAAGGTTCATTGATGCCGTTAAATTTCTGCATGTGCTGCATAAGGAATACCTCACTATCCGTTGGATGTGCAGGGGTCGCCCATTTGACATTACACCTCTCAATCTTGGCTGCTGCGATTTCATATTTTGCCGGATGTTCGGAACACTCCAAGTAAGCGTCCATCATATGCTTCTGTTAAAAAACAATATAGTAATCAGTTTTGGTATGAGTTATTGTTTTTCATCATGAAGTTTACAAGAAGAGAGAATGACTAACCACTTTGTATGGTGTATCTTTAATGTAGTAGTCTTGATGATCCCTAATGCCAACTAAGGGTGTGCGATCAGGCCTGTGGTCTATGACGGTTATTGCGCCGTTTTTCAGATCGAAGACAATCAAGTAATATTGATCACTCTCAAGGATTGGAAAGAAAACCATTTTCAACCCAATGAACTCATATGCGCCGGCATCCGTCATCCATACGCTGAACGTTTTCATAcgttcatcatcatcacaagCAGAATCTGTCAATAACCAGCTGTCctgtatttttttttcaaacaagaTGTGTCAATAAGCTGGTGTAAGACCCGAATTCCAATAATTAAAAAAAGTCTTTTAAATAGGCAAGCTGGTTGAAGAGCCAAAAGACTTAATAAATTCAAAATCATAGACAAAGATCAAACAATATAATATGAATACTTACTATCACAGTTGTTCTAAAATAAATACGCGTCAAGGAGCCGTCGGTTCTTTCTAGTTCTTCATAATTCATTAAATCTACCCAAGCATCAACCACATCAGAGAACACCTTCACTTCCTCCCTCAATGTGCGCATCAGCGTCTTTGTGATTTCGGTGCCGTAAATACTGTTTAATATAATATCTCTACGCAAGACAATGttaaatttataaattaaattCTGGATATAAAAAATCTACGAATACTATGTTTTACTTATATTTTATATAACTGAACTTACTCAGCAGATTCACCAAATTTTCTTGTTACCCCGCTAGACAAAGAGATGACCATTTTCCGTGGCCTGTATGTTGTTTATGAAAAAATGTATGCTGTTATACATTTAAAAGAAAATAGTGTAgtcgaaaaaaaaaacattctatTTGGACCAAAACATTCCCTAATCTATCTGGAGCAAAGCTTTGCTTAATGTAACAACtagtattttataatttaaacgGAATCTTACATTGAGTATTTGATATCGAACAGAAAATCCCATATATGCTGTTCTTCCGatgtaatttcaatttccatTTCGTCATCATGGTCATCACATGACCGGTTGAATCTACCAATTGGTTTTATTCGTTTTGATTCAAGTTCCTTTACCCAAAGTTACTTCTGATATCATTTTCAGCCGCTCCCTTGCCTGCTTATTTTTTTTGTTAGTTATTAAGTTTATTATAATTTTTGAATGAAGTTAAAAACATGTAGAACTTACCATTGATTTTATTCTTGGTctcttcttcttttgattttttATCTTCTTGATTCATGGCATCACTTGTTTCATCGACATCAGCACCTGcacattttttttttggtttttataacTCTGATTATCTGTTGTGTACAGAAATAACACATGTTacggtttttttattttttttatttttggaatcATGACATACCTAGGTCGGTTTCTTGTGTGAGTAGGTCAAAGGTAGGGCCATCAAGcaattcttgcatgttttgtgtTTCGTTGCTGCTGTCCAATTCTATTCATTTACAAGTACACATACATGTATGTGTTAGTTTTTTCTGTATTATCGGTTCTTCTTAATTTTTGTACACATGTAACAGGTTATACGTGAgttttattgtcacaccccaaccgatggcggaatcatcggggcgcggcactgagcgaaacagattgtccagaagtttccaaaacaactattattacaaattcagttaagtgatacgtcccataccgtatcccaaataaataaacaagttatcatagaatacaactaaacaaatgttactgttccgacaactcaaatttaaTTTATTACAAAACCAATTGTTCAAATACTGCCCAGAGTCACTCAGACTCATCCAGACAAGATCTACTgacaactaatgccatagatgcttgatcgaacaactccaacggctccatggctagTGTTTATtggcttctagagacccctaggtaggctacgacctacaactgctagatgggctctaaagctttattattgcctcgctttcctagcaagctaacaccttaaacacacagaggaaaacgatgcatgttaattatcgacatgggaccatcggtaccaacgactgcgggttgactgtccgagacagttcgcaatacatgattaccaccgtaatccatgcaagtaattgtccttagcaacccccgtgtgaacgggtgctgagtccaaactatagtactatgttgctaaagcaggtagatagcactccacgtgtaacataataaacagcaataatttagtcaagtagcacatgcagtttggttagcgttcaaatagtttgtgtttgattgtgatttgataggtaacgtatgtaacacccaaaagtgctgaaagcaaaaagggatcgagtatactcacagtgattatggattgaagggagcgctgagagtaggttaGCCTGGATAGTTCGATAGCAAAACGATGAGTAACACGGAAGTGCAAACGATAGACAATGGATCGATTGGGCCGGTCGATCGAACAactggttcgatcggacgggctgctcgttcggcttgaaagtccgtttgaacagtcccattcgatcggccggtaggctcgatcggttggtcctttcgagtggattgtttcttcctttaggaaggatgtgtttgtgtatgatggtttgaacttttgaagttttaggTGCAGCAtctgaaaacattgaagtatccttacctttccaGTTGGTCGATtaaacggtccgttcgatcggttaaCCCAACCGATCGGTAAGTCACCTCAGTGTAATCATTTGGCAgtgtgtcactcgatcgggttgcatgctcgatcgggtggcactccaatgctttgaaaaatggttaagtgtctaagcatagtatctcatgatccgaagagtaatgttacaAATCGAgtggtaggttcgatcgaacatcacctcgtcaataccatacttcatgaataCGTGAATAGTGTGAACCATGTGTCAGCCGATTGGTTaacccggtcgatcggctgggaagtccgttcggttgggctgttcgttcgaatagCCTAGCCGTCGGTCAGCCTTTCTGACCTGGTTAGTCtatcgtctaacacttggctgttttggttaACTTGGTATGATTTTGAGATATTTCGACAacgagttaaaccatagaactTTGGTTCTTACTTGTTTTACTGgttcgggcaggaatcacccaagtccggccagtaAACTGTTCGGAATGATAGTTTAGCATTTGACCCGAAGTCAGTGAATCTCGTAGTTGGAAATCCAAACCTTGAACCATGTGATAGTTTAGAATGATTTGTGAGTGGTTCAAGCTCCGCTTTCTACCGGTTTTAGAgtgttgagtgtaaaagagttgaaagttGGTTGAAAAAtccgtctttcaatcctttccaccgtgaaatgttaagatctttgatagattttagtttgtttatgtggaaatcggctagatctaagctaatcatggtTAAATgatgccaaaacatgatgttctttgaagaacaccatgatgacatcacccaagaacacctagatcttggtgatttcacggttagaatccaagttttgaaagatagaaaggtgtagaatcattaaAGGAACAAGatcgtacaagatttagagtgaaaacttaccgattcggagagaaatctgagaaatagtgaagaataggagctggtcggtcagagctttccaaaagtggtaaggatgacaatgacagccctatttataggcttccaaaagaggaaaggtgcaTCCGATCTGCCAGGGTTGCACTGATCGATTGGCACAACCTTTGAGCGTTTCACGACGATTTTTGATATCTCGctttcgatgaacgatgatttgagtatgatagagttcctaatcaaattacttttaatcccaatcactatatctaacatataagcaTCCTTACTTCATAATTCGAGTTCAATTTTGATTGAGTTCGACTATCCTTCGAGTTTCGATTtcatttgattgattcaccacataCCACGAtgtaaagtaaacacgcacaagtaacacataaggcacacacacacgtataaaagtaccaGAGTTCACGTAATTCgaggttcgagttcgatgattgattcgattagcttgattattgattgattaactttatcgcattgttacttcctactattcaaagTCGATTATCGGTTCGCATTCGATTAACGTTCGATTCATTTTgcttatacaacacttactccacataatacaaaaatttaAATAGATTAATTCCGATAACAGTCAAcatttgacttttactttgacatttggaaaacacggggtgttacagcctccccttgtttagggaatttcgtcccgaaattaggctgaaagccgTACATCAccgtgattttaccaatttgatgcttcagatctatctgaacaactacgggtacttggccttcatttcgctttcgagttcccaagtgaactccgcgcctcctttgccttcccatcggacatTCACGACcgggatgcgagagcgtctgagttgcttggtttggcgatccatgatttcgacaggcttttccatgaagtgtaacgtttcgctgacctgaagatcgtcaaaCGGTATGATCGCATCGGAATCAGCTaagcactttcggaggtttgacacgtggaaagtcgggtggacgttactaagttcctccggtaaaTCGAGTCTGTAAGCAAcctttccgatcctttccagaatacTGAAGGGTCCTACATATCgcggcgcgagtttccctttcttgccgaatcggactacacccttccaaggtgatacctttaggagtacgtagtcgccaacttcaaattcaaggggcttgcgttgTTTATCGGCGTAatttttctgtctgttccgagcttttaccaagttgtctcttatctggtggattttgtcagtcgtttcttgtagaatctcgggtcCGGTTAGTTgagagtgaccgatctcgtgccacacaataggcgatcgacatcttctaccatataaggcctcgaatggtgccatttggatgctggaatgatagctgttgttgta
The Helianthus annuus cultivar XRQ/B chromosome 6, HanXRQr2.0-SUNRISE, whole genome shotgun sequence genome window above contains:
- the LOC110944493 gene encoding protein FAR1-RELATED SEQUENCE 5-like; translation: MGYKIMTGLNDMYSIRGQWVPAYFRDIPMCCLMKTTSRCESSNSSFKVNSSSANTLVQFMLCYETRIDNQRYRQRVAEFKTSSSVFMDSTDLAIEKHAFELYTHAISTEVRKEIYKGKLFCYIVNTEDCDDVCVYYVNQLDKRNNATNTFTVKPELRNQSVSCLCNNFIRIRYLCRHIFCVYRVNNIEKIPAQFVVKRWSRDVLPKSLFSIESRYGVDTRPQAAARSQILEIVTECVDALRSDVGGLSSFAEQIKELKCKLLNGGPVDDEANNDNYAAVEELLGVSLDGDVTLNNPDGISNKGRGKRRRLSRASQDGTSNSAVKPPKTPRLYRTCMKYVTGHDSRNCKKKKNRNKSGNEDEDEDSSSVSQEST